The Chitinophagales bacterium genome includes the window TTTCTCTCAACTAGGTAATGCCGCCAGTGTTGTCAATGGTTTAGTATCTAAGTTTAATCTCCCATTTTTGGGAAATATCAATCCTGAAACCATTCGTCTAAATCTCAATATCAAAGGATTTTTCGACAAACCACAAATATCACTCGGAGCGCCAGAAGTACTGTCAGGTGGCAAGCCAACTGATGCCAAAGGTGCAGCTCTAGATGCTGTCAAAAAAACTGGTGAAGACCTGAAAAATCAAGCGATAAAGACCGCTGATAGTATGAAAAATGCAGTGATACATGAGGCCAATAAAAAAGTAGATGAAGCTAAACAAGAAGCAGAACGTAGAGCAGAAGAGGCAAAGAAAAAAGCAGAGGAAGAAGTGAATAAAAAGAAAGATGAGCTATTAAATGAGCTGAAGAAAAAACTGCCGTGGTAGTTTGAGTTGCAGGTTAAAAGTGTGAAAGATTAAAGTTGATTATCCCTTTCCACCTTTGTCGGCGTTTAAACGCATCGTCAAAAACAAATTTATATAACCATTTTACCCTTTATCTCAGCCATACCTTCCGTTGCTTTGATAGCCAACTTTACAAAATCAGAAGGTACAGCGTATTCCTGACAATGAGGGTCTATGATATATTTTTTCTTTGCATTGTGTGCAAAGTGAATCAAATTGGCGGCAGGATAAACCTGTAAGGAAGTTCCTATCACGATTAAAATATCGGCATCATAGACCATATCCGCCGCTAAGTCGAGCAGCGGCACATCTTCTCCAAACCAAACAATGAACGGCCTCAACTGTGAGCCATCCTCCGCTAGATCTCCTAGTTTGATATCGTCTTTCCATTCACATACTAAATTTTTATTCCGATCACTGC containing:
- a CDS encoding NAD-dependent deacylase — protein: MKKLVILSGAGISQESGISTFRDANGLWENHDVMEVASIQGWHKNPKLVLDFYNQRRRQLSEVKPNDAHNIIAQLEKHFEVIVITQNVDDLHERARSRRVIHLHGELYKACSDRNKNLVCEWKDDIKLGDLAEDGSQLRPFIVWFGEDVPLLDLAADMVYDADILIVIGTSLQVYPAANLIHFAHNAKKKYIIDPHCQEYAVPSDFVKLAIKATEGMAEIKGKMVI